From the genome of bacterium CG_4_10_14_0_2_um_filter_33_32, one region includes:
- the gap gene encoding type I glyceraldehyde-3-phosphate dehydrogenase, which yields MVKIAINGFGRIGRLTLRATLAKNYKNLDFVAVNDLTDASTLAHLLKYDTAFGTLSEKIKATKNSIKIGNREIKVISERDPEKLPWKELGVDIVIESTGFFTDREGAKKHLKAGAKKVIISAPAENPDITLVLGVNDNLYNPKKHNIISNGSCTTNCLAPMVKVLSDKFGVEKGFITTVHSYTADQNLQDGPHKDLRRARAAAENIVPTKTGAAKAIGEVISKVSGKLDGFAIRVPSPVVSITDLVCITKKKTTKEDVNKLFFSKADKKEFKGILEYTEEPIVSSDLRGNSHSCIFDAGLTKVMGNLVKIFGWYDNEWGYSNRLVDLAKMVSLKK from the coding sequence ATGGTAAAAATAGCTATCAATGGTTTTGGTAGAATAGGCAGACTAACTCTAAGAGCGACTCTTGCTAAAAATTATAAAAATTTGGATTTTGTTGCAGTTAATGATTTAACAGATGCATCAACGCTTGCCCATCTTTTAAAGTACGATACTGCTTTCGGTACCTTAAGTGAAAAAATAAAAGCCACTAAAAATTCTATAAAAATTGGAAATAGAGAAATAAAAGTCATATCCGAAAGGGATCCTGAAAAGTTACCATGGAAAGAGCTTGGAGTTGATATTGTAATTGAATCAACTGGTTTTTTTACGGATCGCGAAGGAGCAAAAAAACATTTAAAAGCCGGAGCCAAAAAAGTTATAATTTCCGCACCCGCGGAAAATCCTGATATAACATTAGTTTTAGGCGTTAATGATAATTTATATAATCCTAAAAAACACAATATAATTTCTAATGGTTCATGTACGACAAATTGTTTAGCGCCAATGGTTAAGGTTTTAAGTGATAAATTCGGTGTAGAAAAAGGTTTTATAACAACCGTTCATTCTTATACCGCAGATCAAAATTTGCAGGATGGCCCTCATAAAGATTTAAGAAGGGCAAGGGCGGCAGCGGAAAATATTGTTCCAACTAAAACAGGTGCCGCTAAGGCAATTGGAGAAGTTATCTCAAAAGTTTCAGGAAAGCTTGACGGATTTGCTATAAGGGTTCCATCACCGGTGGTATCGATTACCGATTTAGTATGTATAACTAAAAAGAAAACTACCAAGGAAGATGTTAATAAGCTATTTTTTTCTAAAGCAGATAAAAAAGAATTTAAAGGGATATTAGAATATACCGAGGAGCCTATAGTGTCTTCAGATCTTAGAGGAAATTCACATTCATGTATTTTTGACGCAGGTCTTACTAAAGTGATGGGAAATTTAGTTAAAATATTTGGTTGGTATGATAATGAATGGGGATATTCTAATCGACTTGTTGATTTAGCAAAAATGGTTAGTTTAAAAAAATGA